The genomic DNA CCTGGTGGCAATGCGGTAGCCCCAGGCGATGTGATCACGATGCACAATGGCATGACGGTGGAAGTGTTGAATACTGATGCCGAAGGCCGCCTCATCCTGGCCGATGCGTTGAGCTTTGCCCACAAGTATAACCCGGAACTGGTATTTGACCTCGCCACGCTGACAGGAGCCGCTATGCGGGCCGTGGGCAAAGAAGGCATGGTAGCCATGGGCACCGCTGGTGACCAAGTGATGGCCGAACTGAAAAAGGGGGGTGATGCCGTGCACGAACGCCTGGTGGAGTTTCCGCTTTGGGAGGAGTATAAAAAGCACATGGAATCGGATGTGGCCGACCTGAAGAATATTGGCGGTGCCGATGCGGGCGCTATCACAGCGGGCATTTTCCTGCAGCATTTCACCAGCTACCCGTGGGTACATTTTGATATTGCAGGCACAGCCTACCTGCATAGCGAAGATGCGTACCGGGGCAAGCTGGCAACAGGTTCCGGCGTGCGTTTACTTTATAACTTCCTTCGCACAAAGGCTAACTAAACAACATGGATACTAAACCTAAAATACGCCTGGGCATCAGTATTGGCGACACCAACGGCATTGGACCGGAAGTGGTGATCAAAACCCTGTCGGACCAGCGCATCCTTAATTTCTGTACACCCGTCATCTACGGGTCTGCCGCCATCCTGAACAAGGTGCGCAAAGACCTGGAGGCCGAGCATTTCCATTACCAGCAGCTGGATACCGCCGCTAACCTGACACTTAAAAAGGTAAACCTGGTTAGCTGCATCGCAGAAGACCTGGAAATTACGCCTGGCACACCGACCGCTGCCTCCGGCAAAGCGTCGCTGGACTCTTTGCTGGCCGCCTCGCGCGATCTGAAAGCCGGTTTATTGGACGGACTGGTAACCGCCCCCATCAACAAGGATAACATACAGGCAGAAGATTTCCGTTTTCCGGGCCATACCGAGTTTCTTACCTCCTATTTTGATGCGGCCGACAGCCTGATGCTGCTGGTCAGCGGCGATTTGCGGGTTGCCACCGTAACGGGCCATATTCCGGTAAAAGAGGTAGCAGCCAAACTGACTGAGGCCTTGCTGATCCGTAAGATCACGATTCTGCTCGAATCGCTGCGCAAGGATTTTGGCATATTGAAACCCCGTATTGCGGTGCTGGGCCTAAACCCGCATGCCGGCGAAAAAGGCCTGTTAGGTAATGAAGAAGTGGAGATCATCCGGCCAGCGGTAATGCACCTGAAAGAGCGCGGGCACCTGGTATTTGGTCCTTATCCGGCCGATGGCTTTTTTGGCATGCGTCAGTATACGCAGGTAGATGCCGTGCTGTCGATGTACCACGACCAGGGGCTCATCCCCTTTAAAACACTGGCCATGGAAACCGGCGTAAACTTTACAGCCGGTTTGTCGGTGGTGCGCACCTCCCCTGACCATGGCACAGCCTACGACATTGCC from Pontibacter liquoris includes the following:
- the pdxA gene encoding 4-hydroxythreonine-4-phosphate dehydrogenase PdxA, translating into MDTKPKIRLGISIGDTNGIGPEVVIKTLSDQRILNFCTPVIYGSAAILNKVRKDLEAEHFHYQQLDTAANLTLKKVNLVSCIAEDLEITPGTPTAASGKASLDSLLAASRDLKAGLLDGLVTAPINKDNIQAEDFRFPGHTEFLTSYFDAADSLMLLVSGDLRVATVTGHIPVKEVAAKLTEALLIRKITILLESLRKDFGILKPRIAVLGLNPHAGEKGLLGNEEVEIIRPAVMHLKERGHLVFGPYPADGFFGMRQYTQVDAVLSMYHDQGLIPFKTLAMETGVNFTAGLSVVRTSPDHGTAYDIAGKQLADETSFREALFLACDVIKKRQAAQIALV